The nucleotide window GGGATCTACCGGAGTTGGCCTCCCACAAATAAAAGGAGCCATGCACGAAAAGAGCACAATAGTCACCGCCTACAAGCAACCATCCTGGTAAAATCGCGCATCCCTGCGCTGCTTGTAGACGGTGACCACCGTACTTCACATCACTACAGTTACTACCTTGGGTACTTCTTTAACTACAGATACTGCATACAACCGATACTGCCCGTCTCACATCAATACAACATATCGCCAAACTGCTTTACCGCTTTACCGCTTTACCGCTTTACCGCTTTACCGCTTTACCGCTTTACCGCTTTACCGCTTTACCGCTTTACCGCTTTACCGCTTTACCGCTTTACCGCTTTACCGCATTACCGCTTTACCGCTTTACCACTTTACCGCATTACCACTTTACCGCATTACCACTTTACCGCATTACCGCATTACCACTTTACCACTTTACCACTTTACCACTTTACCGCTTTACCGCTTTACCGCTTTACCGCTTTACCGCATTACCGCTTTATACAACACCCACACAACGAATGATTCAACTAGCAGGCTTCCGCAAAATCGTCAGGGACGATAACATCTTCAAACTCATTGGCGTCATTACGCACTACTATGGCCTTGGCTGGAGCGTCGGCGTTTAGGTTGGTCGGCCGATGCAACAAGTCCGGCGGAATAAACACAAAATCCCCTGCCTGGTTGATGACCGAATGCTCTAAGTTATCGCCATACCGGGTTTCAACCCGGCCTTCCAGAACATAAATGCCTGTCTCGAAGGTTTTGTGAATATGTGCTTTGGCAGTTGCCCCCGGCGGTATGACCACCAAATTCATAGATATGCCTTTAGTCCCCGCAGTATCCTCAGACAAACCGAC belongs to Gammaproteobacteria bacterium and includes:
- a CDS encoding cupin domain-containing protein, giving the protein MDSKQQSKIVTVRSPNTVHTQQGLPYFVGLSEDTAGTKGISMNLVVIPPGATAKAHIHKTFETGIYVLEGRVETRYGDNLEHSVINQAGDFVFIPPDLLHRPTNLNADAPAKAIVVRNDANEFEDVIVPDDFAEAC